From one Candidatus Dadabacteria bacterium genomic stretch:
- a CDS encoding mechanosensitive ion channel family protein, with protein MTQAMDFGALIDAFRTAGFYEYFRPLAASAVAFVILLVAVRYLSARFRRFSRTTENTFDDAVADIISGTHTFFVLAVSVYVGSAFLAPDSARAEGILRNVFTAALVAQAVLWFEAIARHYISRRHERWGLTVTQSRVAMFFLRMVLWFLAALILLENLGIRVTPLIAGLGVGGIALALAVQNVLGELIASLSIVLDKPFVVGDFIVVGQFRGEVEKIGFKTTRVRSISGELVVFSNNQLVSDTVLNYRNLPRRRCFFTFGVVYETDAEKLGRIPAMLKDIIDRHPMTEYERVHFVEFADFSLNFEVAYYVLTSDYTTYLDARQDINLEIVSRFREEKISFAYPTQTLLAGNRVEVAVKE; from the coding sequence TTGACGCAGGCGATGGACTTTGGCGCTCTGATTGACGCTTTCAGAACGGCGGGCTTTTATGAATACTTCCGCCCTCTGGCCGCGAGCGCGGTTGCCTTCGTTATTTTACTGGTCGCCGTCAGGTATTTGTCCGCGCGTTTTCGCAGGTTTTCCCGGACAACCGAAAACACCTTTGATGACGCCGTTGCGGACATCATAAGCGGCACTCACACCTTCTTTGTTCTTGCCGTCTCCGTATATGTCGGCTCCGCATTCCTCGCCCCCGACAGCGCGCGGGCGGAGGGGATTTTGAGAAATGTTTTCACCGCCGCGCTTGTTGCTCAGGCGGTTTTGTGGTTTGAGGCCATCGCCCGCCATTACATTTCCCGCCGCCACGAGCGGTGGGGGCTCACCGTCACCCAGTCGCGGGTTGCGATGTTTTTTTTGCGGATGGTTCTGTGGTTTCTCGCCGCGCTTATCCTGCTTGAAAATCTGGGCATCAGGGTAACCCCGCTTATAGCCGGGCTCGGAGTCGGCGGAATCGCCCTTGCCCTTGCCGTCCAGAATGTGCTCGGCGAACTCATAGCGTCTCTTTCAATAGTTCTGGACAAGCCGTTTGTGGTGGGCGATTTCATAGTTGTGGGGCAGTTCAGGGGCGAGGTGGAAAAAATCGGTTTCAAGACCACGCGCGTGAGGAGCATATCGGGCGAACTTGTGGTTTTTTCAAACAACCAGCTTGTTTCCGACACGGTGCTGAACTACAGAAACCTTCCCCGCCGCCGCTGTTTCTTTACTTTCGGGGTCGTTTACGAGACGGATGCGGAAAAACTGGGGCGCATTCCCGCCATGTTGAAAGATATAATAGACCGCCACCCCATGACGGAATACGAAAGGGTTCATTTTGTTGAGTTTGCGGATTTTTCGCTCAATTTTGAGGTCGCCTACTACGTCCTGACGAGCGATTACACAACCTATCTTGACGCGCGTCAGGACATAAATCTGGAGATAGTGAGCAGATTCCGCGAGGAGAAAATCAGTTTTGCCTACCCGACCCAGACCCTGCTTGCGGGAAACAGGGTTGAGGTTGCGGTGAAGGAGTAA
- the argH gene encoding argininosuccinate lyase: MSKKTLWSGRFSEAPHGLARSFSASVDIDKALAMEDIRGSAAHVKMLAGRGIIPKKDAARIQKALSEVKAEIEKGDFPFRDEYEDIHMNIEKRVIEKAGPAGGMIHTARSRNDQVVLDERLYLKSQTALILDGIAVLCDRIVSLAEDCFGAVMPLYTHLQRAQPVLVSHHLLAYFEMLKRDRGRFEDCLKRMDSNPLGVCAGAGTSFPIDRKMTARLLGFSSVTENSIDTVSDRDFMTEFVFCSAALTGHLGRLSEELVLWSSEEFGFVDLGDAFTTGSSIMPQKRNPDIAELARAKGARVTGNLVSLLTLMKGLPLSYNRDMQEDKQPVFDTARTVAGTLAVMSEMLAGCRFNTGKMRESLSGGFVTATDLADYLARRGEPFRSAHEIAGKAVAHAEKKGKDISELSLSELRKFSGRIGEDVYDAVSIEGSVKSRNSQGGTAPSQVGRMLRKARRQISKWGC; this comes from the coding sequence ATGTCAAAAAAAACGCTTTGGTCGGGAAGATTTTCAGAAGCGCCTCACGGCCTTGCCAGAAGTTTTTCCGCATCCGTGGATATTGACAAAGCCCTTGCCATGGAAGACATCAGGGGAAGCGCCGCCCATGTGAAGATGCTTGCCGGGCGGGGGATAATTCCCAAAAAAGACGCGGCGCGCATACAAAAAGCCCTGTCCGAGGTGAAAGCGGAAATAGAGAAAGGGGACTTTCCTTTCAGGGACGAATACGAAGACATACACATGAACATAGAGAAGCGGGTCATTGAAAAGGCGGGTCCCGCGGGCGGTATGATTCACACGGCGCGCAGCAGGAACGATCAGGTGGTTCTGGACGAGCGGCTTTATCTCAAGTCGCAGACGGCCCTGATACTTGACGGGATAGCCGTCCTGTGCGACCGCATAGTCTCTCTCGCCGAAGACTGTTTCGGCGCGGTGATGCCGCTTTATACGCACCTTCAGCGCGCCCAGCCGGTGCTTGTCTCCCACCACCTGCTGGCGTATTTTGAAATGCTCAAACGTGACCGCGGCAGATTTGAGGACTGTCTCAAAAGGATGGATTCAAACCCTCTGGGCGTGTGCGCGGGGGCCGGGACGTCTTTTCCCATAGACAGAAAAATGACCGCTCGGCTGCTCGGCTTTTCATCCGTTACGGAAAACAGCATAGACACCGTGAGCGACAGGGATTTCATGACAGAGTTTGTCTTTTGCTCGGCCGCCCTGACGGGGCATCTGGGCAGGCTGTCGGAGGAACTTGTGCTGTGGTCGTCGGAGGAGTTCGGTTTTGTTGACCTCGGAGACGCTTTTACCACCGGCTCAAGCATAATGCCGCAGAAAAGAAATCCCGACATAGCGGAACTCGCGCGCGCCAAAGGGGCGAGAGTAACCGGTAATCTGGTTTCACTGCTTACATTGATGAAGGGTCTGCCGCTTTCATACAACCGCGACATGCAGGAGGACAAACAGCCCGTTTTTGACACCGCCCGGACGGTCGCCGGGACGCTTGCCGTCATGTCGGAAATGCTTGCCGGTTGCCGTTTTAACACCGGAAAAATGAGAGAAAGCCTCTCCGGCGGATTTGTTACCGCGACCGACCTGGCGGACTATCTGGCGCGCAGGGGAGAGCCCTTCAGAAGCGCCCACGAAATTGCGGGCAAGGCGGTGGCGCATGCGGAGAAAAAGGGCAAAGACATAAGCGAACTGTCTCTTTCCGAACTCAGGAAGTTTTCCGGCAGGATTGGCGAAGACGTTTACGATGCGGTCTCAATTGAGGGTTCCGTGAAAAGCAGAAACTCTCAGGGCGGCACCGCCCCCTCTCAGGTGGGGAGGATGCTGCGCAAAGCGCGGCGCCAGATTTCAAAGTGGGGTTGCTGA
- the rsfS gene encoding ribosome silencing factor, whose translation MFLAHCAADKKAENISVIDARGGSGIADFFVICSASSERAVKALGEHVEKSLREKKIRILDREGLARQTWILIGTGDVIIHIFHPQAREFYNLEGLWSDLPRVKFEAGSATPL comes from the coding sequence ATTTTTCTCGCGCATTGCGCGGCGGATAAAAAAGCGGAAAACATTTCCGTCATAGACGCAAGGGGCGGAAGCGGCATAGCGGATTTCTTTGTGATATGCAGCGCGTCTTCGGAAAGGGCGGTCAAGGCGCTCGGCGAGCATGTGGAAAAATCCCTCAGGGAAAAGAAGATACGCATTCTGGACAGGGAGGGGCTTGCCCGGCAAACCTGGATTCTTATCGGCACCGGCGATGTGATAATACACATTTTCCACCCGCAGGCGCGCGAGTTTTATAACCTTGAGGGACTGTGGTCGGACCTGCCGAGGGTGAAGTTTGAGGCCGGTTCAGCAACCCCACTTTGA
- the nadD gene encoding nicotinate (nicotinamide) nucleotide adenylyltransferase has product MKPSKTALFGGSFDPVHNGHISAAVAVREKLGGDRVVLVPNYQNPLKEQAAGASAEERLEMLRLAVAGKEGLEISRIETERGPPSHTAQTLRLWREREGNGSLWFVMGRDLFSSVAEWRDFEEIFEKTNIAVISRRGVSAEAAPPFEIRDCFLYDGEGMETVRFNHKSGSRLWFVKIDAPDISSTLIRNRVKDGGEFERLVPSAVADFIRQNKLYTGDPRK; this is encoded by the coding sequence TTGAAACCAAGTAAAACCGCTCTGTTCGGAGGCAGTTTTGACCCGGTTCACAACGGGCACATATCCGCCGCGGTCGCGGTCAGAGAGAAACTGGGGGGGGACAGGGTCGTGCTTGTTCCGAATTACCAAAACCCCCTCAAGGAACAGGCCGCCGGGGCGTCCGCCGAAGAACGGCTTGAAATGCTGAGGCTCGCCGTGGCCGGAAAGGAAGGGCTTGAAATCTCCCGGATTGAAACCGAAAGAGGGCCGCCGTCCCACACGGCGCAAACTCTGCGCCTGTGGAGGGAACGGGAGGGAAACGGCTCTCTGTGGTTTGTGATGGGGCGCGACCTTTTTTCATCCGTTGCGGAGTGGAGGGACTTTGAAGAGATATTTGAGAAAACAAACATAGCGGTTATCTCAAGGCGCGGCGTCAGCGCGGAGGCCGCGCCGCCTTTTGAAATCAGAGACTGTTTTCTATATGATGGAGAGGGCATGGAGACGGTTCGCTTCAACCACAAAAGCGGTTCCCGGCTGTGGTTTGTGAAAATAGACGCCCCGGATATTTCATCAACCCTTATAAGAAACCGGGTGAAAGACGGCGGCGAATTTGAGCGCCTCGTCCCGTCTGCGGTGGCGGATTTCATACGGCAGAACAAACTCTATACCGGAGACCCCCGAAAATAA
- the ribD gene encoding bifunctional diaminohydroxyphosphoribosylaminopyrimidine deaminase/5-amino-6-(5-phosphoribosylamino)uracil reductase RibD has translation MPENKTHEKFMSRALALAKKGEGLVSPNPLVGAVLVKKGEIIGAGWHKGSGLAHAEIEALEDCRRRGNSPRSATMYVNLAPCARRYKGKKTAPCCEAIIESGVSEVVIGCDDPNPKSGDAGAALKKKGISVTSGVLRERCETLNEIFFKNAAEELPFTILKLSASVDGKIATRSGDSKWIGNTAQRKAAHALRRRCDSVLVGVETVRKDDPSLDVRLVGAARQPAPVVADTDLRIPLSAKLLAREGVLIAARHRANGKKAKALERVGATIINVRKGGAGGVCLKDLMKKLFARGIRSVLIEGGGKIAASAIREKIVDKMVFFYSPLIIGGDGADMVAGPGTDAVRGARRVRIERVAKMSGTIVVEAYPEF, from the coding sequence GTGCCGGAAAACAAAACGCATGAAAAGTTTATGAGCCGCGCGCTTGCGCTTGCGAAAAAAGGGGAGGGGCTTGTGAGCCCGAACCCGCTCGTGGGCGCGGTGCTGGTAAAAAAGGGGGAGATTATCGGCGCCGGGTGGCACAAGGGTTCGGGGCTTGCCCATGCGGAGATTGAAGCCCTTGAAGACTGCCGGCGCAGAGGCAACTCGCCCCGCAGCGCGACAATGTATGTGAACCTCGCGCCGTGCGCCCGCCGCTACAAGGGGAAAAAGACCGCCCCCTGTTGCGAAGCGATAATAGAGAGCGGCGTATCGGAGGTGGTCATCGGCTGCGATGACCCCAACCCGAAATCGGGAGACGCGGGCGCGGCGCTGAAAAAGAAAGGCATTTCCGTAACATCGGGCGTGCTCAGGGAGCGGTGCGAGACGCTGAATGAGATTTTTTTCAAAAACGCCGCAGAGGAGCTCCCGTTCACCATTTTGAAGTTGTCCGCATCGGTGGACGGCAAGATAGCCACGCGTTCGGGAGACTCCAAGTGGATAGGCAACACGGCGCAGAGAAAAGCCGCTCACGCTCTCAGAAGACGGTGCGACTCGGTTCTGGTGGGCGTTGAAACGGTCAGAAAGGACGACCCTTCGCTGGACGTGAGGCTGGTCGGCGCGGCGCGGCAGCCCGCGCCGGTGGTAGCGGACACTGATTTGAGGATACCGCTCTCGGCAAAACTGCTCGCGAGAGAGGGCGTTCTGATAGCCGCCCGTCACCGGGCGAACGGAAAAAAAGCGAAGGCCCTTGAGCGGGTGGGCGCGACAATCATAAACGTCCGCAAGGGCGGCGCGGGAGGGGTCTGCCTGAAGGATTTGATGAAAAAACTTTTCGCGCGGGGAATACGGTCGGTTCTGATTGAAGGCGGGGGGAAGATAGCCGCCTCGGCCATAAGGGAAAAAATCGTTGACAAAATGGTCTTTTTCTACTCGCCTTTAATAATCGGGGGAGACGGCGCGGACATGGTGGCGGGGCCGGGAACGGACGCCGTCCGCGGGGCGCGGAGAGTGAGGATTGAACGGGTGGCAAAAATGTCAGGAACAATAGTTGTGGAGGCCTACCCGGAGTTTTGA
- the ftsY gene encoding signal recognition particle-docking protein FtsY codes for MNTAILAILPFLAGGLAVAVALIIALKKSPAADRQTPEASPAAGQPPADTQTPAEEQTPPPPADTLREGLKKSRSGILSGLADIISGGGMDERMWESFEETLVLADTGAETAAEIRKRVEKRLSGEDLADGAKIKNALMDEVREMLQKASPDRPETGGLKVIMMVGVNGTGKTTTAGKLSALFCGRGRKVMLAAADTFRAAASEQLEKWARESGSEFIGGGKEAAPATVAFDAVKSAGMKNCDILIIDTAGRLHTKTNLMDELAAVKKAVGKAQSGAPHEVILVLDATTGQNAIRQTEMFDKTAGVTGIVLAKIDGTAKGGIAVAIARRFEIPVLYVGTGEKPGDIAEFNPESFVSSLFEEGD; via the coding sequence ATGAACACCGCCATCCTCGCAATTCTTCCGTTTCTCGCCGGAGGGCTGGCCGTTGCGGTCGCCCTGATTATTGCGCTGAAAAAATCCCCGGCGGCGGACAGGCAAACGCCGGAGGCATCCCCCGCCGCCGGGCAGCCGCCCGCAGACACCCAAACACCGGCGGAAGAGCAAACGCCGCCCCCCCCTGCGGACACCCTCAGGGAGGGTCTCAAAAAAAGCCGCTCCGGTATTCTGTCCGGACTGGCGGACATAATTTCCGGCGGCGGAATGGACGAGCGGATGTGGGAGAGTTTTGAGGAGACGCTTGTGCTGGCGGACACGGGAGCGGAAACGGCGGCGGAGATAAGAAAACGGGTTGAAAAGCGGCTTTCAGGCGAAGACCTTGCGGACGGCGCGAAAATCAAAAACGCCCTGATGGATGAGGTTCGGGAAATGCTGCAAAAAGCGTCCCCCGACCGCCCGGAGACCGGCGGTCTTAAGGTCATTATGATGGTCGGGGTGAACGGCACGGGAAAAACAACCACCGCCGGAAAACTCTCCGCGCTTTTCTGCGGCAGGGGCCGGAAGGTCATGCTCGCCGCCGCCGACACCTTCAGGGCCGCCGCCTCGGAGCAACTTGAAAAGTGGGCGCGAGAGAGCGGAAGCGAGTTTATCGGCGGGGGCAAGGAAGCCGCCCCGGCCACCGTGGCGTTTGACGCCGTGAAATCCGCCGGAATGAAAAACTGCGACATCCTTATAATAGACACCGCCGGGCGGCTTCATACAAAAACAAACCTTATGGACGAACTGGCGGCGGTAAAAAAAGCGGTCGGCAAGGCGCAAAGCGGCGCGCCTCACGAGGTTATTCTGGTTCTTGACGCCACTACGGGGCAGAACGCAATACGGCAGACCGAAATGTTTGACAAGACGGCGGGCGTAACCGGGATAGTTCTTGCCAAGATAGACGGAACAGCCAAGGGCGGCATCGCGGTGGCGATTGCGCGGCGGTTTGAAATACCGGTGCTGTATGTGGGAACGGGGGAAAAACCGGGCGACATTGCCGAATTCAACCCCGAAAGTTTCGTATCCTCCCTTTTTGAGGAAGGGGACTGA
- a CDS encoding chlorite dismutase family protein has translation MNGGKGAKIDIRETGRTKAGKTVRSDRRLFVQFLAFGGAPDPQKAARAAARRGIDCVIYADLNDPRGIGTLFMSEDENFFVDGLRNILNSAPFDSLALKGEYSMFGRTYSLGYESDLDETLVDAPKRKMLDPDWPWAVWYPLRRAKGFETLSGDEQRAVLGEHGKLGFKYGEAGLVKDIRLACHGVDKKDNDFVIGLLGRHLYPLSSVVQAMRKTRQTSQYIEEMGPFFAGKAIFKTGSRK, from the coding sequence ATGAACGGGGGCAAAGGCGCAAAAATTGACATCCGCGAGACCGGAAGGACAAAGGCCGGAAAGACCGTCCGCAGCGACAGGCGGCTGTTTGTCCAGTTCCTTGCCTTTGGCGGCGCGCCCGACCCGCAAAAGGCGGCGCGGGCGGCGGCGCGGCGCGGAATTGACTGCGTAATCTACGCCGACCTGAACGACCCGCGCGGCATCGGAACGTTGTTTATGAGCGAGGATGAAAACTTCTTCGTTGACGGATTGAGAAACATTCTGAACTCCGCGCCTTTTGACTCCCTTGCCCTGAAGGGCGAATACTCCATGTTCGGCAGAACCTACTCTCTCGGCTACGAGAGCGACCTTGACGAAACCCTGGTGGACGCCCCGAAAAGGAAAATGCTTGACCCCGACTGGCCGTGGGCGGTGTGGTATCCGCTGCGGCGCGCCAAGGGGTTTGAAACCCTGAGCGGCGACGAGCAGAGGGCTGTTCTGGGCGAGCACGGCAAACTGGGCTTCAAATACGGCGAGGCGGGGCTGGTAAAAGACATTCGCCTTGCGTGCCACGGCGTTGACAAAAAAGACAATGACTTCGTCATAGGGCTTCTCGGCAGGCATCTTTATCCGCTGTCCTCGGTGGTTCAGGCGATGAGAAAAACAAGGCAGACCTCGCAATACATTGAGGAGATGGGGCCGTTCTTTGCGGGAAAGGCGATATTCAAAACCGGCTCCCGAAAATGA
- the hisG gene encoding ATP phosphoribosyltransferase — translation MEGKTMIKIAVSRGRLFEESLDVFAKAGIKTGKAARKSRKLIHEVKEDGLTLFVVRPTDVPAYVEYGVTDCGIVGKDSIMERENNLYEPLDLGIGKCRMIVAASEGYKFPSGGTVRAATKYPRIARNWFEEKNIRAEIIKLYGSVELAPVVGLSDVIVDLTATGRTIRENKLVEMESIMDITARLVVNKAAMKLKSPQIDNLISKISAVV, via the coding sequence ATGGAGGGAAAAACAATGATAAAGATAGCGGTGTCGCGGGGAAGGCTGTTTGAGGAATCTCTGGACGTGTTCGCAAAAGCGGGCATCAAAACGGGAAAAGCCGCGAGGAAATCAAGAAAACTCATACACGAGGTCAAAGAGGACGGGCTCACGCTTTTTGTCGTCCGGCCCACGGACGTGCCCGCGTATGTGGAATACGGCGTAACGGACTGCGGCATAGTCGGCAAGGACTCCATAATGGAGAGGGAAAACAACCTCTACGAGCCGCTTGACCTCGGAATAGGCAAGTGCCGTATGATAGTGGCGGCTTCCGAGGGATACAAATTCCCGAGCGGCGGCACGGTGCGGGCGGCGACAAAGTATCCGCGCATAGCGAGAAACTGGTTTGAGGAGAAAAACATCCGCGCCGAGATAATTAAACTTTACGGCTCGGTTGAACTTGCGCCGGTTGTGGGGCTTTCGGACGTAATCGTTGACCTGACGGCGACCGGCAGAACCATCAGGGAAAACAAACTTGTTGAGATGGAGTCCATAATGGACATAACGGCGCGGCTTGTTGTGAACAAGGCGGCGATGAAACTCAAATCGCCGCAGATAGACAACCTGATATCCAAAATATCAGCGGTGGTTTAA